A single genomic interval of Arthrobacter sp. NicSoilB8 harbors:
- the map gene encoding type I methionyl aminopeptidase: MAFGQPRIEYKTNAQMRTMHEAGLVLSRALDAAVAAAAPGVTTARLDEVFAAVLQDAGAKSNFLGYHGFPATICTSVNEEVVHGIPGSRVLQDGDIISIDGGAIVDGWHSDSARTVIVGTPDPEDVRLSEVTEEAMWRGIAALATGKFVGDIGNAVDDYVSSVPGKPLGILEDYVGHGIGSEMHMAPDVLNYRTSHRGPKIRPGLCLAIEPMLVRGSIDTAILEDDWTVVTTDGKRSCQWEHSVAVHEKGIWVLSAPDGGAAKLAPLGVVPVPIP; the protein is encoded by the coding sequence ATGGCATTCGGCCAGCCCCGCATTGAATACAAGACCAACGCCCAGATGCGCACCATGCACGAGGCCGGGCTTGTCCTGAGCCGGGCGCTGGATGCCGCCGTTGCCGCGGCCGCCCCGGGCGTCACCACGGCCCGGCTGGACGAGGTGTTCGCCGCCGTGCTACAGGACGCCGGCGCCAAGTCCAACTTCCTCGGATACCACGGCTTCCCGGCCACCATCTGCACGTCCGTGAACGAGGAAGTGGTCCACGGGATCCCCGGCAGCCGGGTCCTGCAGGACGGCGACATCATCTCAATCGACGGCGGCGCGATCGTGGACGGCTGGCACTCCGATTCTGCGCGGACCGTGATTGTCGGCACCCCCGATCCCGAGGACGTGCGCCTGTCCGAGGTCACTGAGGAAGCCATGTGGCGGGGCATCGCGGCCCTGGCCACCGGCAAGTTCGTGGGCGATATCGGCAACGCCGTGGACGACTACGTCTCCTCCGTGCCGGGCAAGCCGCTGGGCATCCTGGAAGACTATGTGGGCCACGGGATCGGATCCGAGATGCACATGGCCCCGGACGTGCTGAACTACCGCACCAGCCACCGCGGGCCCAAGATCCGCCCCGGGCTGTGCCTGGCCATCGAGCCCATGCTGGTCCGCGGCAGCATCGACACCGCCATACTTGAGGACGATTGGACCGTGGTCACCACGGACGGCAAGCGCTCCTGCCAGTGGGAACACTCCGTCGCCGTGCATGAGAAGGGGATCTGGGTCCTCTCGGCGCCCGACGGCGGCGCGGCGAAACTGGCGCCGCTCGGCGTCGTGCCCGTCCCGATTCCCTAA
- a CDS encoding adenylate kinase yields the protein MLIIGPPGSGKGTQAERISERLGVVAISTGDIFRANVKGETPLGVEAKKYMDAGDFVPDSVTNKMVRDRLSEDDVEPGFLLDGYPRTTAQVDYLDAILADADQKLDVVLQLTADDEELVKRLLGRAKETGRSDDNEGVIRHRLDLYHEQTEPVVAKYAERGILTQVDGIGGIDEVTERVMEAIKSAQTA from the coding sequence ATGTTGATTATCGGACCTCCCGGCTCCGGCAAGGGAACGCAGGCGGAACGCATTTCCGAACGCCTCGGCGTCGTTGCGATCTCCACGGGAGACATCTTCCGCGCCAACGTCAAGGGTGAGACGCCGCTGGGTGTCGAGGCCAAGAAGTACATGGACGCCGGCGATTTCGTTCCGGACAGCGTCACCAACAAGATGGTGCGCGACCGCCTCAGCGAGGACGACGTCGAACCCGGCTTCCTGCTGGACGGTTACCCGCGCACCACCGCGCAGGTGGACTACCTTGACGCGATCCTGGCCGACGCCGACCAGAAGCTCGACGTCGTCCTGCAGCTCACCGCGGACGATGAAGAACTGGTCAAGCGGCTCCTGGGCCGCGCCAAGGAGACAGGCCGCAGCGACGACAACGAAGGCGTTATCCGTCACCGGCTGGACCTCTACCACGAGCAGACCGAACCGGTCGTGGCGAAGTATGCCGAGCGCGGCATCCTGACCCAGGTGGACGGCATCGGCGGCATCGATGAAGTCACCGAGCGCGTCATGGAAGCGATCAAGTCGGCCCAGACCGCCTGA
- the secY gene encoding preprotein translocase subunit SecY encodes MLSAFGRAFRTPDLRRKLLFTLGIITIFRLGAFIPSPGVSYQNVQQCLQNGQTSGGIYQLVNLFSGGALLQVSIFALGIMPYITASIIVQLLRVVIPRFQQLYEEGASGQSKLTQYTRYLTIALGLLNATTLVSLARSGQLLPNCQLPIIPDSSIVTTVLIIITLTAGTGLIMWMGELVTEKGVGNGMSLLIFTSIAAGFPGSLGAIWKAQGPGTFFLVLVIGLLTVALVVFVEQSQRRIPVQYAKRMIGRRTVGGTSTYIPIKVNMAGVVPVIFASSMLYLPGLIAQFNQPKAGEPMQPWVEWINNNLTKGDHPIYMLLYFAMIVFFTYFYVAITFNPEEVSDNMKKYGGFIPGIRAGKPTADYLQYVLSRITLPGAFYLGFVALIPLVALVLINANQNFPFGGTSILIMVGVGLETVKQIDAQLQQRHYEGLLR; translated from the coding sequence TTGCTTAGCGCATTTGGCCGGGCCTTTCGCACGCCTGATCTGCGACGCAAGTTGTTGTTCACGCTGGGAATCATCACAATCTTCCGCTTGGGTGCCTTCATCCCCTCGCCTGGTGTGAGCTACCAGAATGTCCAGCAATGCTTGCAGAACGGTCAGACCTCGGGCGGGATCTACCAGCTCGTCAACCTGTTCAGCGGCGGTGCATTGCTGCAGGTCTCCATCTTCGCCCTCGGCATCATGCCCTACATCACGGCGAGCATCATCGTCCAGCTGCTCCGGGTGGTCATTCCCCGCTTCCAGCAGCTGTACGAGGAGGGCGCATCGGGCCAGTCGAAACTGACCCAGTACACCCGTTACCTCACAATCGCCCTCGGCCTGCTCAACGCCACAACGCTGGTGTCGCTGGCGCGGTCCGGCCAGCTGCTGCCGAACTGCCAGCTGCCCATCATCCCGGACAGCTCCATCGTCACCACGGTCCTGATCATCATCACGCTGACGGCCGGTACCGGCCTGATCATGTGGATGGGCGAGCTCGTCACGGAGAAGGGCGTCGGCAACGGCATGTCCCTGCTCATCTTCACGTCCATCGCAGCAGGCTTCCCCGGCTCGCTCGGCGCGATCTGGAAGGCCCAGGGCCCGGGTACGTTCTTCCTGGTCCTGGTCATCGGCCTGCTCACCGTGGCCCTCGTGGTGTTCGTGGAGCAGTCCCAGCGCCGGATCCCGGTGCAGTACGCCAAGCGCATGATCGGCCGCCGCACCGTCGGCGGCACCAGCACTTACATCCCCATCAAGGTGAACATGGCCGGCGTCGTGCCCGTCATCTTTGCCTCGTCCATGCTGTACCTGCCGGGGCTGATCGCTCAGTTCAACCAGCCCAAGGCCGGCGAGCCGATGCAGCCCTGGGTTGAGTGGATCAACAACAACCTGACCAAGGGCGACCACCCGATCTATATGTTGCTGTATTTCGCCATGATTGTGTTTTTCACCTACTTCTATGTTGCGATTACATTCAACCCTGAAGAGGTCTCGGACAACATGAAGAAGTACGGTGGCTTCATTCCGGGTATCCGCGCCGGCAAGCCGACGGCGGATTATCTTCAGTACGTCCTATCCCGGATCACCCTGCCCGGAGCCTTCTACCTCGGCTTCGTGGCACTGATCCCGCTGGTTGCACTGGTCCTGATCAACGCGAACCAGAACTTCCCGTTCGGCGGCACCTCGATCCTGATCATGGTGGGCGTCGGTCTGGAGACCGTGAAGCAGATTGATGCGCAACTACAGCAACGTCACTACGAAGGGCTTTTGCGATGA